A part of Citrifermentans bremense genomic DNA contains:
- a CDS encoding transporter family protein: MKKMILAVVGGVLLTSTAARAEHKLLITDVLDKKQVEAQALFEYSHFSGKLNTPAESGKFTANATESVYSMGVGLGSGLEVSASVPYVFSERVKVQFDGFEPEYEKRDGFGDFAVEGKYRLLGGEEKPCTVVAGLGVKFDTAGGSNAGSGTTDVSPFIAASANMGHHNIPYAVYRATIRNHDEQDTHTVSVGLEKELSHTVTLDARVDANFNTSARDITANEDFTFELASYIELAHNFYLLPSVAYNIATDAKGKETEVRVTSVDGFKGGVSLYYLF, encoded by the coding sequence ATGAAGAAGATGATTCTGGCAGTAGTTGGCGGAGTACTTTTGACCTCGACCGCAGCACGCGCTGAACACAAGTTGCTGATCACCGACGTCCTCGACAAGAAGCAGGTCGAGGCGCAGGCGCTCTTCGAATATTCCCACTTCAGCGGCAAGCTCAACACCCCTGCCGAGTCCGGAAAGTTCACCGCGAACGCCACCGAATCGGTCTACTCCATGGGCGTGGGTCTCGGCAGCGGTCTTGAAGTCTCCGCGTCGGTACCCTACGTCTTCAGCGAGCGGGTAAAGGTGCAGTTTGACGGCTTTGAGCCGGAATACGAAAAACGCGACGGCTTCGGCGATTTCGCCGTTGAAGGGAAATACCGCCTGCTGGGCGGCGAAGAGAAGCCGTGCACCGTCGTTGCCGGCCTTGGCGTAAAGTTCGATACCGCCGGTGGCAGCAACGCTGGGTCCGGTACCACTGACGTGAGCCCCTTTATCGCCGCCAGCGCCAACATGGGTCACCACAACATCCCCTACGCCGTCTACCGTGCCACCATCAGGAACCACGACGAGCAGGACACCCACACCGTTTCCGTCGGTCTGGAAAAGGAACTGAGCCACACCGTCACCCTTGACGCGCGTGTCGATGCCAACTTCAACACCTCCGCTCGCGACATCACCGCCAACGAGGACTTCACCTTCGAGTTGGCCAGCTACATCGAGTTGGCGCACAACTTCTACCTGCTGCCGAGCGTGGCCTACAACATTGCCACCGACGCTAAAGGGAAAGAAACCGAAGTCCGCGTCACCTCGGTCGATGGCTTCAAGGGCGGCGTGTCCCTTTACTACCTCTTCTAG
- a CDS encoding lipid-binding SYLF domain-containing protein — MRHRNFIVAAMMALVMALTTTAAYAESGAAKIEDCIEVVKVIKAIPEKGVPPMLFKDAQAIAIIPAVVKVGFVIGGRYGTGVVTVRDEKGKWTDPVFIKIAGGSLGWQIGAESTDLLLVFKTKKSAEGIFQGRFTLGADASVAAGPVGRSAEGATDLTLKAEIYSYSRSRGLFAGVALNGAAIMVDDDANASYYGRKYLGPRSVVAGEGGERSRAVAELLELL, encoded by the coding sequence ATGAGACACAGAAACTTTATTGTTGCGGCAATGATGGCGCTGGTGATGGCGCTGACTACCACGGCGGCCTATGCAGAAAGCGGCGCCGCCAAGATCGAGGACTGCATAGAGGTCGTCAAGGTTATCAAGGCCATCCCGGAAAAAGGTGTTCCGCCGATGCTGTTTAAGGACGCCCAGGCTATCGCCATCATCCCCGCGGTCGTGAAGGTCGGCTTCGTCATCGGAGGCAGGTACGGCACCGGCGTTGTTACCGTGCGCGATGAAAAAGGAAAGTGGACCGATCCGGTATTTATCAAGATCGCGGGGGGAAGCCTAGGGTGGCAAATCGGAGCTGAGTCGACCGACCTTTTGCTCGTGTTCAAGACCAAGAAGAGCGCGGAGGGAATATTCCAGGGACGATTCACCCTTGGGGCCGACGCGTCTGTTGCAGCAGGACCTGTGGGAAGAAGCGCCGAAGGGGCGACAGATCTCACTCTCAAGGCCGAGATCTACTCGTACTCGCGCAGCCGTGGCCTTTTTGCCGGGGTGGCGCTGAACGGCGCCGCCATCATGGTTGACGATGACGCCAATGCTTCGTATTACGGCAGGAAGTATCTCGGTCCGAGAAGCGTCGTAGCAGGGGAGGGGGGGGAGCGCAGTCGGGCGGTAGCCGAACTGCTGGAACTCTTGTGA
- a CDS encoding M20 family metallopeptidase: MNTTTATASEHILKNLDGLTPDLETLYKDLHAHPELSMQETRTAALAAEWLRRAGYEVTTGVGKTGVVGLLRNGEGPTVMLRADMDALPIEEATGLSYASQVTSTDAEGKTVPVGHMCGHDMHVAWLAGAAALFAQELSPWRGTLMVVFQPGEETAQGAQAMIDDNLLTRFPRPAVILGQHVMLGATGDIAGSAGPITSAADSLQIRLFGRGAHGSMPQASVDPVVMAAATVLRLQTVVSRELAATEAAVVTIGVLQAGTKENIIPDEAIIKLNVRTFDAGVRKRVLAAIERIVNAEAAASGSPRKPEITPLDRYPLNLNDEAASQRIADAFRAHFSPARVHHTGPAPASEDFGCFGTAWQVPSVFWFVGGTERETYAKAKEAGTLRELPVNHSPRFAPVIHPTLETGVEAMVVAALAWLAS; this comes from the coding sequence ATGAACACGACGACAGCTACTGCCTCGGAGCACATCCTGAAGAATCTCGACGGGCTAACCCCAGATCTTGAAACCCTGTACAAAGACTTGCACGCCCACCCTGAGTTGTCGATGCAAGAAACGCGAACCGCTGCTTTAGCTGCGGAGTGGCTTCGTAGGGCAGGTTATGAGGTGACGACCGGCGTTGGAAAGACAGGTGTGGTAGGACTGCTCCGTAACGGTGAAGGGCCGACGGTCATGTTGCGCGCCGATATGGATGCGCTACCCATTGAAGAGGCGACAGGTCTTTCCTACGCGAGCCAAGTGACCTCGACAGATGCGGAAGGAAAAACCGTTCCGGTCGGACATATGTGTGGCCATGATATGCATGTGGCCTGGCTCGCCGGCGCCGCCGCCTTGTTCGCTCAGGAGTTGAGCCCCTGGCGAGGGACGTTGATGGTGGTCTTCCAACCCGGCGAGGAGACGGCGCAAGGCGCCCAGGCAATGATCGACGACAACCTCCTCACGCGTTTTCCCCGACCAGCTGTCATACTCGGGCAACACGTCATGCTCGGGGCGACCGGCGACATCGCCGGAAGTGCCGGCCCCATTACCTCGGCGGCGGACAGCCTTCAAATCAGGCTGTTTGGACGTGGCGCACACGGATCAATGCCGCAAGCCAGCGTTGATCCCGTTGTCATGGCGGCGGCGACGGTCCTGCGGCTTCAGACGGTCGTTTCGCGGGAGCTGGCCGCGACCGAGGCAGCGGTCGTCACGATCGGCGTACTGCAAGCCGGCACGAAAGAGAACATAATTCCGGACGAGGCGATCATAAAGCTGAACGTCCGCACTTTTGATGCCGGCGTCCGCAAGCGCGTGCTGGCTGCGATCGAGCGTATCGTCAACGCCGAGGCCGCAGCATCAGGTTCTCCCCGCAAACCGGAGATCACCCCGTTAGACCGGTATCCCCTCAATCTCAATGACGAGGCGGCGAGCCAACGGATCGCCGATGCATTTCGCGCCCATTTCTCCCCGGCACGGGTGCACCATACCGGACCGGCGCCGGCGAGCGAGGACTTCGGCTGTTTCGGCACGGCTTGGCAGGTTCCGTCTGTCTTCTGGTTCGTTGGCGGCACAGAAAGGGAAACATATGCAAAAGCCAAAGAGGCTGGAACGCTCCGCGAACTACCGGTCAACCATAGCCCCCGTTTTGCTCCCGTGATCCATCCGACGTTGGAAACCGGCGTAGAGGCAATGGTCGTCGCTGCGCTCGCTTGGCTGGCGTCGTAG
- a CDS encoding molybdopterin molybdotransferase MoeA, whose amino-acid sequence MISIEQAQRAIFEQITPLETEQVPVSHGLNRITPESHVAPWDIPAADNSAMDGFAFCHESQPALKIVGFLPAGDVIDEPVPAGCAIRIMTGAPIPPGCDTVVPIEEVEVEGEFVRLKAPARAGSHVRLRGEDIARGDVVIPAGSVLRPQEIGMLCAMGKTTLAVYRKARVAILATGDELLEPGSPPSPGKLVNSNSYSLAAQVVEAGGEPVVLGIAADTLAATCEMISAGMDADMLVITGGVSVGDRDFVKAAIEQLGGEIQFWKVDMKPGKPLAFASLQGKPVFALPGNPVAAMVSFELFVRPSLLKAMGHRRILRPVVNALLQERAVNKGSRPHLVRGLVSWHGDRYLVSTTGNQSSGRLSSLTLGNGLMKLAPESTLEAGCEVEVVLLDRWFEQGEMEVSQ is encoded by the coding sequence ATGATCAGCATCGAGCAAGCGCAGCGCGCCATATTCGAGCAGATAACTCCACTGGAAACGGAACAGGTCCCGGTATCGCACGGGCTGAACCGGATCACACCAGAGAGCCATGTCGCCCCTTGGGACATCCCCGCCGCAGACAATTCCGCGATGGACGGGTTCGCCTTTTGTCACGAATCACAGCCCGCATTGAAGATCGTCGGTTTCCTCCCCGCCGGTGACGTCATTGACGAACCTGTTCCAGCCGGCTGCGCCATAAGGATCATGACTGGAGCCCCCATTCCTCCCGGATGCGACACAGTGGTTCCCATCGAGGAGGTAGAGGTAGAAGGCGAGTTCGTCCGGCTTAAAGCCCCGGCCAGGGCCGGAAGCCACGTCCGTCTGCGGGGGGAGGATATAGCCCGCGGAGATGTCGTCATACCTGCCGGTTCGGTGCTCCGACCCCAGGAGATCGGCATGCTCTGCGCTATGGGCAAGACAACGCTGGCCGTCTACCGCAAAGCGAGAGTCGCCATACTCGCCACCGGCGATGAGCTTTTGGAGCCCGGCTCCCCCCCCTCCCCCGGCAAGCTCGTCAACAGCAACAGTTACAGCCTGGCGGCACAGGTTGTGGAGGCCGGCGGCGAACCTGTGGTCCTCGGCATCGCTGCCGACACGCTCGCGGCTACCTGCGAGATGATCAGCGCAGGAATGGATGCCGACATGCTGGTCATCACGGGGGGCGTGTCGGTGGGGGACAGGGATTTTGTCAAGGCTGCCATCGAGCAACTCGGCGGCGAGATCCAGTTCTGGAAGGTCGACATGAAGCCGGGCAAGCCCCTTGCATTCGCATCCTTGCAGGGAAAACCTGTTTTCGCCCTCCCCGGCAACCCGGTTGCAGCCATGGTCTCGTTCGAACTCTTCGTGCGCCCTTCGTTACTGAAGGCAATGGGACACCGGCGCATCCTCCGCCCCGTGGTGAACGCGCTCTTGCAGGAGCGTGCTGTGAACAAGGGGAGCCGACCGCACCTGGTGCGCGGGTTAGTCTCGTGGCACGGAGATCGATACCTGGTTTCCACTACGGGCAACCAAAGCTCGGGAAGGCTTTCATCGCTGACGCTTGGCAACGGATTGATGAAGCTCGCGCCGGAGTCGACCTTGGAGGCGGGGTGCGAAGTCGAGGTCGTGCTCCTGGACCGGTGGTTCGAGCAGGGAGAGATGGAGGTGAGCCAGTGA
- a CDS encoding sulfite exporter TauE/SafE family protein: MTLPFLSLLLATVLVVAVLYSSVGHGGASGYIATLALFSVAPAAFKPTALVLNLLVAGVATCVFFRAGHFSWRLLWPFALTSVPCSFVGGYLVLPDHVYKPLVGLVLVASAVRLSCHTQREDTAVKPPPTPVALLVGALLGLLSGLTGVGGGIFLSPLLLLFKWGRVREISAVAAVFILVNSAAGLLGHLSSLQQIPYFVPLLAFAALLGGVIGSYLGSARLPVVGIVKALSMVLMVAGVKMLLV, translated from the coding sequence GTGACCTTGCCGTTTCTGTCACTGTTGCTGGCCACCGTACTCGTCGTGGCCGTCCTCTATTCGAGCGTAGGCCACGGCGGCGCCTCGGGATATATCGCGACCTTGGCGCTTTTCAGCGTTGCGCCCGCCGCCTTCAAACCGACCGCGCTGGTTTTGAACCTGTTGGTTGCCGGGGTCGCCACCTGCGTCTTCTTCCGCGCCGGTCACTTCTCCTGGCGACTTCTCTGGCCTTTCGCCTTGACTTCGGTCCCTTGCAGCTTCGTTGGCGGCTACCTGGTCCTCCCCGACCACGTTTACAAGCCGTTGGTGGGGTTGGTGCTCGTCGCGTCGGCGGTCCGCCTCAGCTGCCACACCCAAAGGGAGGACACTGCGGTGAAACCGCCGCCCACACCGGTGGCACTTCTTGTCGGCGCTTTGCTGGGGCTGCTTTCAGGCCTTACCGGGGTGGGAGGAGGGATCTTTCTCAGCCCTTTGCTTTTGCTCTTCAAGTGGGGTCGGGTGCGTGAGATATCTGCGGTCGCCGCAGTCTTCATCCTGGTGAACTCAGCGGCCGGGCTCCTAGGGCATCTGAGCAGCCTGCAGCAGATCCCCTATTTCGTCCCGCTGCTCGCCTTCGCAGCCCTGTTGGGAGGCGTGATCGGATCTTATCTTGGGAGCGCGAGGCTCCCGGTGGTGGGAATAGTGAAGGCGTTGTCGATGGTGCTGATGGTGGCTGGAGTCAAGATGCTGCTGGTGTAG
- a CDS encoding sensor histidine kinase: MKHGNRDMVRRKRRNSAEEQQDASLDQQVQQRNEELLWTNRAQQAEVAKRWRAGEALADSEQMLWYAALAAGIGMWHYDLITGDLVWNDRCKELFGYPSDFAMTYQAFLDAIAEEDRHSVDQAVQNALQEKSEYAVELRVMMQDGQVRWILCKGHAFYDAQGKPLRMAGIALDITQRKKTEAALLRAKEEWERTFNSVPDLIAILDEECRIVRVNEAVAQRINLAADRCVGLFCYQVLHGLDAPPDFCPHGQSMADKMQHIAEVYDPHLAGTFLVSTTPLISADGKSMGTVHVSRDITERKKAEEEIARLNADLEAHLAELGEMNQELDAFNHMISHDLRQPLNVMSLACQHIEMLCSSDNPECRCSIQTLEQSVVRMNGMIETLLSFSRSTHGTLSRQECDMSELVQVILAELNLAEPARRITTVIPQGIKVSADPRLLRTALENLLGNAWKYTGGCEQACIEFGVIEGEVKPVYFIKDNGVGFNMAEADKLFVPFKRLAGVDGFKGSGIGLATVEKIIKRHGGRIWAEGEPDRGAAFYFTLES, from the coding sequence ATGAAGCACGGAAACCGCGACATGGTGCGCCGGAAGCGCCGGAACTCAGCCGAGGAACAACAGGATGCAAGCCTGGACCAACAGGTCCAGCAACGGAACGAGGAACTGCTATGGACGAACCGGGCGCAGCAGGCTGAGGTCGCCAAGCGGTGGCGGGCCGGGGAGGCGCTTGCCGACAGCGAGCAGATGCTCTGGTACGCCGCTTTGGCGGCTGGCATCGGCATGTGGCACTACGATCTCATAACAGGGGACCTGGTCTGGAACGACAGGTGCAAAGAGTTGTTCGGCTACCCCAGCGACTTCGCGATGACCTATCAAGCCTTCCTCGATGCTATAGCGGAGGAGGACAGGCATAGTGTGGACCAGGCGGTCCAGAACGCTTTGCAGGAGAAATCGGAATATGCGGTGGAGCTGAGGGTCATGATGCAGGACGGCCAGGTGCGCTGGATATTGTGCAAGGGGCACGCCTTCTACGACGCGCAGGGCAAACCGCTGCGGATGGCAGGCATAGCGTTGGACATCACCCAGAGAAAAAAAACGGAAGCGGCGCTGCTGAGGGCCAAGGAGGAATGGGAGAGGACCTTCAACAGCGTCCCCGATCTCATCGCCATACTCGACGAGGAGTGCCGCATAGTGCGGGTCAACGAGGCCGTGGCGCAGCGTATCAATCTCGCAGCCGACCGGTGTGTCGGCCTTTTCTGCTACCAGGTTCTCCACGGGTTGGATGCACCGCCGGACTTCTGTCCCCACGGGCAAAGCATGGCGGACAAGATGCAGCACATAGCCGAGGTGTACGACCCGCACCTTGCCGGGACTTTTCTGGTCAGCACCACGCCGCTTATTTCGGCGGACGGCAAATCGATGGGAACTGTCCACGTGTCCAGGGACATAACGGAGCGCAAAAAAGCCGAAGAGGAGATCGCCCGGCTGAACGCCGATTTGGAAGCGCACCTTGCAGAATTGGGGGAGATGAACCAGGAACTTGACGCGTTCAACCACATGATATCCCATGACCTGCGGCAACCTTTGAACGTCATGTCCCTTGCCTGTCAGCACATCGAGATGCTCTGCAGCAGCGACAATCCAGAGTGCCGGTGCAGCATTCAGACGCTGGAACAGTCGGTGGTCCGCATGAACGGCATGATCGAAACCCTGCTCTCGTTCTCGCGTTCTACGCACGGGACTCTGTCACGGCAGGAGTGCGATATGAGCGAGTTGGTGCAGGTAATTCTAGCGGAATTGAACCTGGCTGAACCGGCGCGCAGGATCACCACGGTGATACCGCAAGGGATCAAGGTCAGCGCGGACCCGCGGCTGCTGCGGACGGCATTGGAAAACCTCCTCGGCAACGCCTGGAAATACACTGGGGGCTGCGAACAGGCGTGCATCGAGTTCGGGGTAATAGAAGGGGAGGTAAAACCTGTATATTTCATCAAAGACAACGGGGTTGGCTTCAACATGGCCGAAGCCGACAAGCTCTTCGTCCCCTTCAAGCGTCTGGCTGGGGTCGACGGGTTCAAAGGTTCGGGCATCGGCCTGGCTACCGTGGAAAAGATCATCAAACGGCATGGCGGGAGGATCTGGGCCGAAGGCGAGCCGGACAGGGGAGCCGCCTTCTACTTCACCCTTGAAAGTTGA
- a CDS encoding phosphate/phosphite/phosphonate ABC transporter substrate-binding protein, which produces MSMLKLGGCCIVFTLVLLFALPVLSAEPAKKRYVLAVVPNQPAITLHKNWTPLVQYLSKQLGVDIELKLYDKIDVFLEDTQKGAADFTYSAPNMFYLAYQKQKYVPLVRSSHQLQGQVFVRKDSPYTKVSELKGKTIASVGPKSICSVITRHALLTGQGAINYNSSFSGSTINVAKSVLLGKVDAGVTLDTSVINDAPEMLSEFRVILRTEKIAPHPLAAHPRVPKKLQNAVTKAVLALDQSEEGRRILKDVKLVDPVKADFKRDYGFFAKVDLEGPRQQSK; this is translated from the coding sequence ATGTCAATGTTGAAACTGGGTGGATGCTGCATCGTCTTCACACTGGTGCTGCTGTTTGCCCTACCTGTACTGTCAGCAGAGCCAGCTAAGAAGAGATACGTCCTTGCAGTTGTTCCCAATCAGCCTGCCATAACCCTGCACAAGAACTGGACCCCTTTAGTGCAGTACCTTTCCAAGCAACTGGGTGTGGATATAGAGCTGAAGCTCTACGACAAGATCGACGTCTTTCTGGAGGATACGCAGAAAGGTGCAGCGGATTTCACCTACTCCGCGCCGAACATGTTCTATCTCGCCTACCAGAAGCAGAAATACGTTCCGCTAGTGCGCAGCTCCCATCAGTTGCAGGGGCAGGTCTTCGTGAGAAAGGACTCCCCCTACACCAAGGTGAGCGAGCTCAAGGGGAAGACCATCGCTTCCGTCGGGCCCAAATCCATCTGCAGCGTCATCACGCGTCACGCCCTTCTCACCGGCCAGGGCGCAATCAACTACAACTCGTCCTTCAGCGGATCGACCATCAACGTAGCCAAGAGCGTCCTGTTGGGGAAGGTGGACGCCGGCGTCACCCTTGACACCAGCGTCATCAACGACGCTCCGGAGATGCTCAGCGAGTTCCGCGTCATCCTGCGTACCGAGAAGATAGCGCCGCATCCCCTGGCGGCCCACCCCCGAGTCCCCAAAAAGCTCCAGAATGCAGTGACCAAGGCGGTGCTCGCCCTGGACCAGTCGGAGGAAGGGCGCCGGATCCTGAAGGACGTGAAGCTCGTCGACCCGGTAAAGGCCGACTTCAAGCGGGATTACGGTTTTTTTGCCAAGGTCGATCTTGAGGGACCTCGGCAGCAGTCGAAGTAG
- a CDS encoding ATP-binding protein translates to MTSRLEVKIIVYLALILTLLIAVYGWWIGKRQTSVYIQTLSDNLRILSRSDADNAAHYMVIQEYAGLEANMLDSANLPEVVSIQVAELDGHLLCNIERPNRSERPKLNYKVKTITVPQGSLPILKREGNQLVSWAPILAGEQLGWVKVSLSLDTAQRLVQATWRSTLTIGALWIMVGTILMALVVRPPLKAVRELSRFAHELQNRKGGQVSVPRGVFEIDMLADALNHSSGELLRAEQRLIAEQERLSVTLQSIGDGVIATDIESRIVLVNHVAELMTGWTESEAAGVSLDQVLCIEANDPLRDVREPLQAVLEQRRTVELPGQHQVWSREGVCRTVTVIGAPIIDSAGTLAGMVLVIRDLTEKARMEAEKARLAEQLLQSQKMEAVGQLAGGVAHDFNNMLGVIIGNAELAMMGVEPTGKLHERLQGIQDAANRSADITRQLLAFSRQQHAEPKVLDLNEVIGNMLKMLHRLIGEDIDLAWSPGRDIWKVKLDPTQLDQIMANLCVNARDAIAGVGKLEIRTRNVDLSPEDGKRPVEMPPGEWVMLEVSDSGCGMRREVLERIFEPFYTTKEVGRGTGLGLATVFGIVKQNYGYIEVQSEPGVGTSFRIYFPAAQEEAQEVKRRQVAAIRGNETILLVEDEPSINALATTMLSELGYRVLAAGSPEEAVKVANGGKMKIDLLLTDIIMPGMNGRDLSELLHQSHPDMKCLFMSGYTSDIISQRGNIGQEVCFVQKPFTTQALAAKVREALQA, encoded by the coding sequence ATGACGAGCCGCCTCGAAGTAAAGATCATCGTCTACCTCGCCCTCATCCTGACCCTGTTGATCGCAGTTTACGGCTGGTGGATCGGCAAACGGCAGACATCGGTCTACATCCAGACCCTCTCCGACAATCTGCGCATCCTCTCCCGCAGCGACGCCGATAACGCCGCGCACTACATGGTGATACAGGAATACGCAGGGCTGGAAGCAAACATGCTCGACAGCGCCAACCTGCCGGAGGTGGTGAGCATTCAGGTAGCGGAACTGGACGGTCATCTTCTGTGCAACATCGAGCGCCCCAACCGCAGCGAACGGCCAAAGTTGAACTACAAGGTCAAGACGATCACGGTCCCGCAGGGCTCCCTCCCCATCCTGAAGCGCGAAGGAAACCAGCTGGTGAGCTGGGCGCCGATCCTGGCCGGCGAGCAGTTGGGCTGGGTCAAAGTCTCCTTGAGCCTGGACACCGCGCAACGCCTGGTGCAAGCCACCTGGCGCAGTACGCTTACCATCGGCGCGCTCTGGATCATGGTCGGAACCATCCTCATGGCCCTTGTGGTCAGGCCGCCGTTAAAGGCGGTGCGGGAACTGAGCCGCTTCGCCCACGAGCTGCAAAACCGCAAGGGTGGTCAGGTCTCCGTGCCGCGCGGGGTGTTCGAGATCGACATGCTGGCCGACGCGCTCAACCATTCGTCGGGGGAACTCCTGCGGGCTGAACAGCGCCTGATAGCGGAGCAGGAACGTCTTTCCGTCACGCTGCAATCAATTGGGGACGGCGTCATAGCCACCGACATAGAAAGCAGGATCGTGCTGGTAAATCACGTGGCCGAGCTTATGACCGGCTGGACCGAGAGTGAAGCGGCTGGGGTCAGCCTGGACCAGGTTCTTTGCATCGAGGCGAACGACCCGCTCCGCGACGTGCGGGAGCCGCTTCAGGCTGTGCTGGAGCAAAGGCGCACCGTCGAACTCCCCGGCCAGCACCAGGTCTGGTCCCGTGAAGGCGTCTGCCGCACGGTGACAGTGATAGGCGCCCCCATCATAGACAGCGCAGGAACGCTGGCGGGGATGGTGCTCGTCATCCGCGACCTGACGGAAAAAGCAAGGATGGAGGCGGAAAAAGCACGGCTTGCGGAGCAACTGCTTCAGTCGCAGAAGATGGAGGCGGTGGGCCAGCTGGCCGGCGGAGTTGCGCACGATTTCAACAACATGCTGGGTGTCATCATTGGCAATGCCGAGCTGGCCATGATGGGTGTCGAGCCCACGGGAAAGCTCCATGAGAGGCTGCAGGGCATCCAGGACGCGGCCAACCGTTCCGCCGACATCACGCGGCAGTTGCTTGCCTTTTCTCGTCAGCAGCACGCTGAGCCCAAGGTACTCGACCTGAACGAGGTCATAGGGAATATGCTGAAGATGCTGCACCGGCTAATCGGAGAGGACATCGACCTTGCCTGGTCGCCGGGGCGGGATATCTGGAAGGTGAAACTTGATCCGACGCAGTTGGATCAGATCATGGCCAACCTCTGCGTCAATGCGAGGGATGCCATCGCCGGAGTCGGGAAGCTGGAGATCAGGACCCGGAATGTCGACTTGTCGCCTGAAGATGGAAAGCGCCCGGTAGAGATGCCCCCAGGAGAGTGGGTGATGCTGGAGGTGAGCGACAGCGGCTGCGGCATGAGGCGCGAGGTGTTGGAAAGGATCTTCGAGCCTTTTTACACCACGAAGGAAGTCGGGCGCGGGACGGGGCTGGGGCTCGCGACGGTATTCGGCATCGTAAAGCAAAACTATGGGTACATCGAGGTTCAAAGCGAGCCCGGGGTCGGCACCAGCTTCAGGATCTACTTCCCCGCCGCACAGGAGGAAGCGCAGGAAGTTAAACGCCGGCAGGTCGCGGCTATCAGGGGCAACGAGACCATACTTCTCGTGGAGGACGAACCGTCCATCAATGCGCTTGCCACTACCATGCTGTCGGAATTGGGCTATCGGGTCTTGGCGGCGGGGTCTCCCGAGGAGGCTGTGAAAGTTGCCAATGGCGGCAAGATGAAGATCGACCTGTTGCTTACTGACATTATCATGCCGGGGATGAACGGCCGCGACTTGTCAGAGCTTTTGCACCAATCTCACCCTGATATGAAGTGCCTGTTCATGTCGGGTTACACCTCGGACATCATCTCGCAACGCGGCAACATAGGTCAGGAAGTCTGTTTCGTGCAAAAGCCGTTCACGACCCAGGCGCTGGCGGCGAAGGTCAGAGAGGCGCTGCAGGCGTAG
- the dcd gene encoding dCTP deaminase, translating into MSILVGEEIRAAIKRGEIAIDPLDESQIGPGSVDLTLGNDFRVFRKQDGICHVHNESDFADVTDLVSLAEGEYITIAPCEMILGITRERITLAESMAGWLEGRSRFARFGLAVHVTAGFMQPGISNHQVLEIVNLGHRPLALYPGTQICQFVFDRCIGAARYQGRFVDQWKP; encoded by the coding sequence ATGTCGATACTGGTAGGCGAGGAAATAAGAGCTGCGATCAAGCGAGGCGAAATAGCCATTGATCCGCTGGATGAGTCGCAGATAGGTCCTGGGTCGGTCGACCTGACGCTGGGCAACGACTTCAGGGTTTTCAGAAAGCAAGACGGGATCTGCCACGTGCACAACGAGTCGGATTTTGCCGATGTTACCGATCTCGTCTCCCTGGCGGAAGGGGAGTACATCACCATAGCCCCTTGCGAGATGATTCTCGGCATCACCAGGGAGCGCATCACCCTTGCAGAGTCGATGGCGGGATGGCTTGAGGGACGAAGCCGCTTCGCCCGGTTTGGCCTCGCGGTGCACGTTACAGCGGGTTTCATGCAGCCTGGTATCTCGAACCACCAGGTGCTGGAAATCGTGAACTTGGGCCACAGGCCGCTGGCGCTTTACCCCGGGACGCAGATCTGCCAGTTCGTATTCGATAGGTGTATAGGAGCCGCGCGATACCAGGGGCGGTTTGTGGACCAGTGGAAACCTTGA